From the Chloroflexus aurantiacus J-10-fl genome, one window contains:
- a CDS encoding monovalent cation/H+ antiporter complex subunit F yields MTLFTMIIAGLMGVVAISMILCTARLLMGPSIPDRAMAFDTLMVHVVALVALYVVITDQLSLVDAILVVAVLGFLGTVAISRYIEEGRS; encoded by the coding sequence ATGACGCTATTTACGATGATTATTGCCGGTTTAATGGGGGTCGTTGCCATCTCCATGATCCTTTGCACCGCTCGCCTCCTGATGGGGCCGAGCATTCCTGATCGGGCAATGGCCTTTGATACGCTGATGGTTCACGTGGTGGCGCTGGTTGCGCTCTACGTAGTGATTACCGACCAATTGAGTCTGGTCGACGCAATTCTGGTTGTCGCCGTACTGGGATTTCTGGGTACCGTGGCGATTTCGCGGTATATCGAGGAGGGGCGCAGTTGA
- a CDS encoding Na+/H+ antiporter subunit E, with protein sequence MIVLILLLTITWMALQSSFTLPDLIVGFLVSFAIVSLASRFLSMPFTDGGLGRSRIDNRHYARLTFKWIAFIGFALWSILKANLDVARIVLFRRVADIRPGIIAIPLDVKSDAGITVLANLITLTPGTVSLDVATDRRTIYIHCIDVQDADAVREDIKQNFERRVMELFP encoded by the coding sequence ATGATTGTATTGATCCTTTTGCTGACAATCACCTGGATGGCATTGCAGAGCAGTTTTACCCTGCCCGATTTGATCGTCGGTTTCCTGGTCAGTTTTGCGATTGTGTCACTGGCCAGCCGCTTCCTGAGCATGCCGTTTACCGATGGCGGGTTGGGGCGATCTCGGATTGATAACCGGCACTATGCTCGCCTGACCTTCAAATGGATCGCCTTTATCGGTTTTGCCTTGTGGAGTATTCTCAAGGCGAACCTGGATGTGGCCCGAATCGTGCTCTTTCGGCGGGTGGCCGATATTCGGCCCGGTATTATTGCGATTCCACTTGATGTAAAAAGTGATGCCGGGATTACAGTGCTCGCCAATCTGATCACCTTAACGCCGGGTACCGTCTCGCTCGATGTGGCGACTGATCGCCGTACAATTTACATTCACTGTATCGATGTTCAAGATGCCGATGCCGTGCGTGAGGATATTAAGCAAAACTTCGAGCGGCGGGTGATGGAACTGTTTCCATAG
- a CDS encoding proton-conducting transporter membrane subunit has translation MVFHLFVPIVSPLIGAALAVLFGHQRMIARAITLASVLINLGYGLWLMSVVPQSGPLVAQASGWLAPFGISLVADGMSALMVMLAALLMLTTVVYSFYSIDRERERYFYYPLLLLLLLGVSGAFLTGDLFNLYVWFEVLLVSSFGLITLGGSRDQLEGGLKYVVLNLLGSTAFLFGCGLMYGFAGTLNMAHIAERMATLTNPGLQTVLAGVFLFAFGSKAAIVPLFFWLPSSYHTPPVAVTAIFSGLMTKVGVYSLYRVFGLMLQNELAIYAPWITLLAGLTMVIGVLGAVAQMNVRRILSFHIISQIGYSVMGLGLASVAGLAAGLVFTAHVMIVKMALFFIGGAAEQIYGTGDLKKMGGLARREPWLAIFWFVGILSLAGIPPLSGFIGKLILLQVGVSQQAYLITAVAAGTSILTFFSMLKIWNEVFWKKSYEDVNRLPRVSFGLLAPGAALVILSIALGLLAGPLVDYNTIAAQQFFDRTIYITAVCGSDGCEAVYQAAMR, from the coding sequence ATGGTCTTTCATCTCTTCGTTCCAATAGTCTCACCATTGATCGGTGCTGCTCTGGCCGTTCTGTTTGGTCATCAGCGTATGATTGCACGTGCAATTACGCTGGCGAGTGTGCTCATTAATCTCGGCTATGGTCTCTGGCTGATGAGCGTGGTACCTCAGAGTGGCCCACTGGTCGCCCAGGCGTCGGGCTGGCTGGCACCGTTTGGTATTTCGCTGGTTGCCGATGGCATGAGCGCGTTGATGGTCATGCTGGCCGCGCTCCTCATGCTGACGACGGTTGTCTATAGCTTTTACTCGATTGATCGCGAGCGTGAACGCTATTTCTACTACCCACTGTTGCTGTTATTGCTGCTAGGGGTGAGTGGTGCGTTTCTTACCGGTGATCTCTTCAACCTGTACGTTTGGTTTGAAGTCTTGCTGGTTTCCTCATTTGGTTTGATTACCCTCGGTGGTAGTCGCGATCAGCTCGAAGGTGGCTTGAAATACGTTGTGCTCAACCTGCTCGGCAGTACTGCCTTCTTGTTTGGTTGTGGCCTGATGTACGGCTTTGCCGGCACGTTAAATATGGCGCACATCGCCGAGCGTATGGCTACATTGACCAATCCCGGTTTGCAGACTGTGCTGGCCGGCGTTTTCCTCTTCGCATTCGGTAGCAAAGCGGCGATTGTGCCTCTCTTCTTCTGGTTGCCATCGAGCTACCACACGCCACCGGTAGCGGTAACCGCAATCTTCAGCGGTTTGATGACAAAGGTGGGTGTCTATTCGCTATACCGGGTCTTTGGGCTGATGCTGCAAAACGAGCTGGCGATCTACGCGCCGTGGATTACGCTGCTGGCCGGGTTGACGATGGTGATAGGTGTGTTGGGTGCGGTTGCCCAGATGAATGTGCGGCGTATTCTCAGCTTCCACATCATCAGTCAGATCGGGTATAGCGTGATGGGGTTGGGATTAGCCAGTGTAGCCGGGCTGGCTGCCGGTCTGGTCTTCACCGCCCATGTGATGATTGTGAAGATGGCGCTCTTCTTTATCGGTGGCGCTGCTGAACAGATTTACGGTACCGGTGATCTGAAAAAGATGGGTGGGTTGGCCCGGCGTGAACCGTGGCTGGCAATCTTCTGGTTCGTCGGTATTCTGTCGCTGGCCGGCATTCCACCGCTGAGTGGGTTCATCGGCAAGCTGATCTTGCTCCAGGTCGGCGTGAGTCAGCAGGCGTATCTGATTACAGCAGTGGCTGCCGGTACCAGTATCCTCACCTTCTTCTCGATGTTGAAGATTTGGAATGAGGTCTTCTGGAAGAAATCCTACGAGGACGTGAATCGGCTGCCACGGGTTAGTTTCGGCTTGCTGGCGCCAGGGGCTGCTCTGGTGATTTTGAGCATCGCGCTTGGGCTACTGGCCGGGCCGCTGGTCGATTACAATACTATCGCCGCGCAACAGTTTTTTGATCGGACAATCTACATTACGGCTGTCTGTGGTAGTGATGGCTGTGAAGCGGTATATCAGGCGGCTATGCGGTAG
- the mnhG gene encoding monovalent cation/H(+) antiporter subunit G codes for MSLNEIVTLILATIGVLFMLLAAIGMLKLPDLYTRVHATGKAGTLGITGVLLSVAAHHGDLVAAAKMVALIAFFFLTAPVAAHMLDRAAYLTGVKRAPQTVQDDLAGKYDMEQGRLR; via the coding sequence ATGAGCCTGAACGAGATTGTGACCCTGATCCTGGCAACCATCGGGGTGCTGTTCATGCTGCTGGCAGCAATCGGGATGCTGAAATTGCCCGACCTCTATACGCGCGTTCATGCGACCGGTAAAGCGGGGACGTTGGGTATTACCGGTGTTCTGCTGTCGGTGGCGGCGCATCACGGCGATCTGGTGGCAGCGGCCAAGATGGTTGCCCTGATCGCCTTTTTCTTCCTGACGGCACCGGTCGCCGCTCATATGCTCGACCGGGCAGCCTACCTGACCGGCGTGAAGCGGGCACCACAGACAGTGCAGGACGATCTGGCGGGGAAGTACGATATGGAGCAGGGGCGGTTGCGTTAG